One Campylobacteraceae bacterium DNA window includes the following coding sequences:
- a CDS encoding NAD(P)/FAD-dependent oxidoreductase has translation MKKRILIVGGGTAGTMTANNLAKKLMDEINRDEIEILMLSNSSKHIYRPGAMYVAFHKSHGNEFVRDQRSLLMLEIDFIVDEVVEIKADQNCVNTKSGKKYEYDYLVLATGCELAPNRIPGLEEGGDWFYSLEGAKKIAKKFKDIKKGRVLITVSFPKSDNIPHQCGIAPVETTIMLHDYLTERGVRDDIEIIYTYPKNAQSMVDGLFLQAPTSKVLPSIFDGINVKYKKSFTLNKVDPKKKIAYSQEGEEIEFDILMATPPFIAAKVIRDSGLSMAKDDEGWLPTDKHTLKVIGQENIYTLGDTVDLSVSKAGGTIHNQTDIVADNIAAELRYGYPTESYDGKVIAVAQMGLTCGMPLWYDYEEDVQPTPCSKLGSFVRLGFNKGLYWAAARGMI, from the coding sequence ATGAAGAAAAGAATTCTAATTGTTGGTGGTGGTACAGCTGGCACAATGACTGCAAATAATTTAGCAAAAAAACTAATGGATGAAATTAATAGGGATGAAATTGAAATTTTGATGTTATCTAACTCAAGTAAACATATTTATAGACCAGGGGCTATGTATGTTGCTTTTCATAAATCACATGGAAATGAATTTGTTAGAGATCAGAGATCCTTGCTTATGCTGGAAATTGATTTCATTGTTGATGAAGTAGTAGAAATTAAAGCAGATCAAAATTGTGTTAATACCAAAAGTGGAAAAAAATATGAATATGATTATTTGGTTTTAGCAACAGGTTGTGAACTTGCACCAAATAGAATTCCTGGTTTAGAAGAGGGAGGCGATTGGTTTTACTCTTTAGAGGGTGCAAAAAAGATTGCAAAGAAGTTCAAAGACATTAAAAAAGGACGAGTCCTAATTACAGTTAGTTTTCCCAAGAGTGACAATATTCCTCATCAGTGTGGAATTGCTCCTGTAGAGACTACCATTATGTTACATGATTACCTTACGGAGAGAGGAGTAAGAGATGATATTGAAATCATATACACTTACCCTAAAAATGCTCAAAGCATGGTAGATGGTCTTTTCCTTCAAGCTCCCACCTCAAAAGTATTGCCTAGTATTTTTGATGGTATTAATGTTAAGTATAAAAAAAGTTTTACACTTAACAAAGTAGATCCCAAGAAAAAAATTGCATATTCACAAGAAGGGGAAGAAATAGAATTTGATATTTTAATGGCTACTCCTCCTTTTATTGCAGCTAAGGTAATTAGAGATTCTGGTTTATCTATGGCAAAAGATGATGAAGGTTGGTTACCAACAGATAAACATACTTTAAAAGTAATAGGACAAGAGAATATTTATACACTGGGAGATACAGTTGATTTATCTGTTTCTAAAGCAGGAGGTACTATTCATAATCAAACAGATATTGTTGCTGATAATATTGCAGCTGAACTCAGATATGGTTATCCAACTGAATCCTATGATGGAAAAGTAATTGCCGTTGCTCAAATGGGTTTAACGTGTGGAATGCCTTTATGGTATGACTATGAGGAAGATGTACAACCAACTCCTTGTTCTAAATTGGGAAGTTTTGTAAGACTTGGCTTTAATAAAGGTTTATATTGGGCAGCAGCTCGTGGAATGATATAG
- a CDS encoding endonuclease, translating into MKLRLATFNLFQFVEPPYSWYIKKDRFTAAKWEEKTTWIKEQIIKMDCDIIAFQEVFSQEALKDLCKELGFEYFVCVDKAKTRDASSKTFISTTLALASKYPIKKVHEIKQKDKSFSFSRKVIKAQIQVTPSQDILVYVAHLKSNRDNEFEYIYTKEESLEYKKEQRDKSLAEGFSPSFELRLKEASALFEDVKESLDLPVVLMCDLNDKEYSLSIDALSNKAYHSKRKHNAYVLYDAYYHFTPQIKNPHPEKKEIKRSSTSYYQGKGNVLDYIFVSKHFNANNKNYLARISSYEVHDAHLKTNQNGSILQSDHAQVVCELNFR; encoded by the coding sequence ATGAAACTAAGACTAGCAACTTTTAATTTATTTCAGTTTGTTGAACCACCTTATTCATGGTATATAAAAAAAGATAGGTTTACTGCTGCTAAATGGGAAGAAAAAACCACTTGGATAAAAGAACAAATTATAAAAATGGACTGTGATATTATTGCTTTTCAAGAAGTATTCTCACAAGAGGCTTTAAAAGATTTATGCAAAGAATTGGGTTTTGAATATTTTGTTTGTGTAGATAAAGCAAAAACAAGAGATGCATCTTCTAAAACATTTATCTCAACTACTCTTGCTTTAGCTTCAAAATACCCAATAAAAAAAGTACATGAAATAAAACAAAAAGACAAAAGTTTTTCTTTTTCTAGAAAAGTAATTAAAGCACAAATACAAGTCACGCCTTCGCAAGATATTCTTGTTTATGTAGCCCATTTAAAATCCAATCGTGACAATGAATTTGAATATATTTATACAAAAGAAGAAAGTCTTGAATATAAAAAAGAGCAAAGAGACAAATCTCTTGCAGAAGGATTTTCACCTTCTTTTGAGTTAAGACTAAAAGAAGCCTCAGCCCTTTTTGAAGATGTAAAAGAATCTTTGGACTTGCCTGTAGTATTAATGTGTGATTTAAACGACAAAGAGTACTCTTTAAGCATCGATGCTTTAAGTAACAAAGCTTATCATTCTAAAAGAAAACACAATGCTTATGTCTTATATGACGCGTATTATCATTTTACACCTCAAATTAAGAATCCACACCCTGAAAAAAAAGAAATTAAAAGAAGCTCTACGTCGTATTATCAAGGAAAAGGAAATGTATTGGATTATATTTTTGTTTCAAAACATTTTAATGCCAATAATAAAAATTATTTAGCACGTATATCTTCTTATGAAGTACATGATGCACATTTGAAAACAAACCAAAATGGAAGTATTTTACAAAGTGACCATGCTCAAGTAGTGTGTGAGTTAAATTTTAGGTAA
- a CDS encoding PAS domain S-box protein encodes MLILFVNKNEQIIVSYGKNQNHLTLKNKYLKDVFVDNYDEISIFMKIKKDKKNIYWNKKRYELRYEKLEDSSDFILYFSHLLEEKDFSLKNTKVKETTLRKTDEFQAAFDLAANGISILDSNGMFLYANDFFQKMMAYSMEELYEESCISLSSDEYKEKSKAAILKVIQEGSIINFKKVCVTKYGLHINASMSLRYIKSQNEIIMITSDITDDIKYQVNLEKQIEIELEKHEKQCKLMSHQSRLASMGEMIESIAHQWRQPLNALGLLVQSLRHLSSFEKISQETLNKLEQEMMSKIHYMSQTIDDFNDFFQASKEKKHFNIFNTIHDSLGLINAQLEVNQIEVVINCQNKKNELLGFVNEFRQVIINIVHNAMIAIVNTKRKRGLIYIELLVTSSHTIINICDNGGGIQGKNLNKIFNPYYTTKENGTGIGLHMSKVIIEEHMNGILSVENYQKGSKFSIAFKHKENNKNAELI; translated from the coding sequence ATGTTGATTCTTTTTGTAAATAAGAATGAACAAATAATTGTTTCTTATGGAAAAAATCAAAATCATTTAACGTTAAAAAATAAATATTTAAAAGATGTTTTTGTTGATAATTATGATGAAATTAGCATTTTTATGAAAATAAAAAAAGATAAAAAAAATATTTATTGGAATAAAAAAAGATATGAACTAAGATATGAAAAACTTGAAGACTCTTCTGACTTTATTCTTTATTTTTCTCATCTTTTAGAAGAAAAAGACTTTTCACTCAAAAATACTAAGGTTAAAGAAACTACACTGCGCAAAACAGATGAATTTCAAGCAGCTTTTGATTTAGCAGCGAATGGTATTTCTATTTTAGATTCAAATGGAATGTTTTTATATGCAAATGATTTTTTTCAAAAAATGATGGCTTATAGTATGGAAGAGCTCTATGAAGAATCTTGTATTTCTTTATCTTCTGATGAATATAAAGAAAAATCCAAAGCAGCTATTTTAAAAGTTATACAAGAAGGCAGTATTATAAATTTTAAAAAAGTCTGTGTAACTAAATATGGTTTGCATATTAATGCAAGTATGTCTTTGCGGTATATTAAGTCTCAAAATGAGATTATAATGATTACTTCAGATATTACTGATGATATTAAGTATCAAGTTAATTTAGAAAAACAAATTGAAATTGAACTTGAAAAACATGAAAAACAATGCAAGCTCATGTCTCATCAATCGCGATTAGCAAGTATGGGAGAAATGATTGAGTCTATTGCACATCAATGGAGACAGCCCTTAAATGCGCTTGGATTACTTGTTCAAAGTTTAAGGCATTTAAGTTCTTTTGAGAAAATAAGTCAAGAAACACTTAATAAACTTGAACAAGAAATGATGAGTAAAATACATTATATGTCCCAAACAATAGATGATTTCAATGATTTTTTTCAAGCTTCTAAAGAAAAAAAACATTTTAATATATTTAATACTATACATGATTCTTTGGGACTTATTAATGCTCAATTAGAAGTAAATCAAATAGAAGTTGTTATTAACTGTCAAAATAAAAAAAATGAACTATTGGGTTTTGTGAATGAATTTAGACAAGTTATTATTAATATCGTTCATAATGCAATGATAGCAATTGTTAATACGAAAAGAAAAAGAGGTTTAATATATATAGAGCTTCTTGTTACATCCTCCCATACAATAATAAATATATGTGATAATGGAGGGGGCATTCAAGGTAAAAACTTAAATAAAATATTTAACCCTTATTATACAACAAAAGAAAATGGAACGGGAATAGGTTTACATATGTCAAAAGTCATTATAGAAGAGCATATGAACGGTATCTTAAGTGTAGAAAATTACCAAAAGGGTTCAAAATTTTCTATTGCTTTTAAACATAAGGAAAATAATAAAAATGCAGAGCTTATATAA
- a CDS encoding GntR family transcriptional regulator translates to MKVKKHLYIQIFETLLDDIKNKKYKTSQKLPSENILAQTYNVNRHTIRQALQVLKDNNYIYTIKGKGTFISNINIPYSISNKSSFSSEIIDLGYEPNTKLLSAKIIACPKEVQKELNLNEEMKVIEFILLRHVNDIAVSLSYSYFDAFLYSKLLLNIDENNFSLYKTLEKAYPNLETKKQNCIFHALIANKQISELLLLSNNVALLAVNTISKDKNGNIVECGTSYFRSDICKIKVNLN, encoded by the coding sequence ATGAAAGTAAAAAAACATCTTTATATTCAAATTTTTGAAACACTCTTAGATGATATTAAAAACAAAAAATATAAAACTTCACAAAAACTTCCTTCTGAAAATATTTTAGCACAAACATATAATGTGAATAGACATACAATTAGACAAGCCTTACAAGTATTAAAAGATAATAATTATATTTATACAATAAAAGGAAAAGGTACGTTTATTTCTAATATAAACATTCCTTATTCTATTTCTAATAAAAGTTCTTTTTCTTCTGAAATAATTGACTTAGGATATGAACCCAATACAAAACTTCTAAGTGCTAAAATTATTGCCTGTCCTAAAGAAGTACAAAAAGAACTTAACTTAAATGAAGAAATGAAAGTAATAGAATTTATTCTTTTGCGTCATGTAAATGACATAGCTGTATCACTCTCCTATTCCTATTTTGATGCTTTTTTATACTCAAAACTACTTTTAAATATTGATGAAAACAATTTTTCTTTATATAAAACACTAGAAAAAGCCTATCCAAACTTAGAAACAAAAAAACAAAACTGTATTTTTCACGCCCTTATTGCAAATAAACAAATTTCAGAGCTTTTATTATTATCAAATAATGTAGCCCTTTTAGCTGTTAATACAATATCAAAAGACAAAAATGGAAATATAGTTGAATGCGGAACAAGTTATTTCAGATCAGATATCTGCAAAATTAAAGTAAATTTAAATTAA
- a CDS encoding DUF1641 domain-containing protein: MNEIKIEKSAEMQKIEDQMTMLVQTGRFENLIDLMAVVSDQIEMTTTPMVDKMVSSIDKMASASFITENAVRFAKRENEKNEVPSLFGLLKLMKDKETRKGLAFMLNLTKGIGKQI, encoded by the coding sequence ATGAATGAAATAAAAATAGAAAAAAGTGCAGAAATGCAAAAAATTGAAGATCAAATGACAATGTTGGTACAAACAGGCCGTTTTGAAAATTTAATTGATTTAATGGCTGTTGTTTCTGATCAGATTGAAATGACAACAACTCCTATGGTTGATAAAATGGTAAGCTCAATTGATAAAATGGCAAGTGCTTCTTTTATTACTGAAAATGCAGTAAGGTTTGCAAAAAGAGAAAATGAGAAAAATGAAGTACCTTCCTTATTTGGACTTTTAAAATTAATGAAAGATAAAGAAACACGAAAAGGTTTAGCTTTTATGTTAAATTTAACAAAAGGTATAGGGAAACAAATATAA
- the phnC gene encoding phosphonate ABC transporter ATP-binding protein, with product MIKMKNLTLGYKKEVILKDVNIKIKKGEFIGIIGPSGAGKSTLLMAITGGIKVFDGKFEVLDYDLHNIKKKNLRKLREQIGVIFQGYNLVDRLNVLDNVISGMLKEIPLTRAILKFYKKKELKKAKEFMDIVDMSKYSLKRCDELSGGQRQRVAIARALAAQPKIILADEPVSALDPKSAKKVMTILKKVNETYGVTVIANLHHIEYAKEYCTRVIGVNDGLIVFDDKCENLSDEIIDKIYTTNN from the coding sequence TTGATAAAAATGAAAAACCTAACCTTAGGTTATAAAAAAGAAGTAATTTTAAAAGATGTAAATATCAAAATCAAAAAAGGAGAATTCATTGGAATTATTGGGCCTTCTGGTGCTGGTAAATCCACACTTCTTATGGCAATTACAGGAGGGATAAAAGTATTTGATGGAAAATTTGAAGTTTTGGATTATGATTTACACAATATCAAAAAGAAGAACTTAAGAAAATTAAGAGAACAAATAGGTGTTATTTTTCAAGGTTACAACCTTGTAGATAGATTAAATGTACTTGATAATGTCATTAGTGGCATGTTAAAAGAAATACCTCTAACCAGAGCCATACTTAAATTTTATAAAAAAAAGGAGCTAAAAAAAGCAAAAGAATTCATGGATATTGTAGATATGAGTAAATATTCACTTAAAAGATGTGATGAACTTTCAGGTGGACAAAGGCAGCGTGTAGCGATAGCAAGGGCTTTAGCCGCGCAACCCAAAATAATACTAGCAGATGAGCCAGTTTCTGCACTTGATCCTAAAAGTGCAAAAAAAGTTATGACGATTTTAAAAAAAGTAAATGAAACATACGGGGTTACAGTTATTGCAAATTTGCATCATATTGAATATGCAAAAGAATACTGTACTAGGGTTATAGGTGTCAATGATGGACTTATTGTTTTTGATGATAAATGCGAAAACTTAAGTGATGAAATAATTGACAAAATTTACACTACAAATAATTAA
- a CDS encoding response regulator transcription factor, whose protein sequence is MQSLYNSLKEKTLLIVEDDESTLNSLHKVLSLYFKEVHSASNTYDALFLFNKYENDIVLSDIQVPGIDGLSFIEKIKRIKKDTYCIVMTAFNNEVYLDRAVEVGISLYLKKPIDMDEILVSVASFCLKEKEKDTAIVLGQSYSYDLVKNIILKDNKSINLTKKELLVMALLLKNKDSYVSFEVLEQVVWQDDASSDAIRMVILGLRKKLFSSLIENRKGLGYRINLE, encoded by the coding sequence ATGCAGAGCTTATATAATTCATTAAAAGAAAAAACATTATTAATTGTAGAAGATGATGAAAGTACTTTAAACAGTCTTCACAAAGTTCTTAGTCTTTATTTTAAAGAGGTTCATTCTGCTTCAAATACCTATGATGCTCTATTTTTATTTAATAAATATGAAAACGATATAGTGCTTAGTGATATTCAAGTTCCAGGAATAGATGGTTTGTCTTTTATAGAAAAAATTAAAAGAATTAAAAAGGATACATATTGTATCGTTATGACTGCTTTTAATAATGAAGTGTATTTAGACAGAGCAGTAGAAGTTGGTATTTCCTTGTATTTGAAAAAACCAATAGATATGGATGAAATATTAGTAAGTGTTGCTTCTTTTTGTTTGAAAGAAAAAGAGAAAGACACTGCTATAGTTCTTGGACAATCTTATTCTTATGACTTAGTTAAAAATATTATTCTTAAAGATAATAAAAGTATCAATTTAACAAAAAAAGAGTTATTAGTAATGGCCTTGTTATTAAAAAATAAAGATTCTTATGTTAGTTTTGAAGTATTAGAGCAAGTAGTTTGGCAAGATGATGCCAGTTCTGACGCTATTCGAATGGTAATACTTGGTTTACGAAAAAAATTATTTTCTTCTTTAATTGAAAATCGAAAAGGTTTGGGATACAGAATTAATTTAGAATAA